The proteins below come from a single Nitrosospira sp. Is2 genomic window:
- a CDS encoding Kelch repeat-containing protein, with product MSVSKTRTVQIRWNMTGALLAWCLTASLAFADEWRSAAAIPKGAEEVYGIAAGGKLYVFGGLGLDWNAMGMVMEYDPGTDIWTRKRDMPRGLHHVALAEVKGRIYMFGGFTLPEKGKPMWVPVNDAWEYDPQADAWRALAPLPVARGSANAIHINGRIHVIGGATLPAGLKEEWVHPSRNIAVGTHEVYDLASNSWTKAADMPTPRNHATGAAVDNRIYIIGGRIGSVFIPNAFNIDLVEEYNPAKDQWQLRTPMPTPRSASAWGVYGGQIYVAGGEIRHRDIWGTYTAVEAFDPKSNSWIRHSPMPMPRHGLAGDFIGNHFHLVSGSVQSGTNASGLITNTDRHDILVIDRK from the coding sequence ATGAGTGTCAGCAAAACAAGAACGGTTCAAATCAGATGGAACATGACCGGAGCGTTACTCGCGTGGTGTCTAACCGCCAGTTTAGCGTTTGCGGATGAATGGAGATCGGCCGCAGCGATACCCAAAGGCGCAGAGGAGGTATACGGAATCGCTGCAGGCGGCAAGCTATACGTTTTTGGCGGACTCGGGTTGGACTGGAACGCAATGGGGATGGTCATGGAATACGATCCGGGCACCGACATATGGACCCGCAAGCGCGACATGCCCCGCGGTCTCCATCACGTAGCGCTCGCTGAAGTGAAAGGACGCATTTACATGTTTGGAGGCTTCACTCTGCCGGAGAAAGGCAAGCCTATGTGGGTTCCGGTCAATGATGCGTGGGAGTATGACCCGCAGGCCGACGCATGGCGTGCGCTTGCGCCACTCCCTGTCGCACGCGGCTCAGCCAATGCAATACATATAAACGGTCGTATCCATGTCATTGGGGGCGCCACGCTGCCCGCAGGACTGAAGGAGGAATGGGTCCACCCCTCGCGGAACATCGCCGTCGGAACGCACGAGGTCTACGATCTGGCATCCAATAGTTGGACAAAGGCCGCAGATATGCCGACCCCTCGAAATCATGCCACAGGCGCTGCAGTAGACAACCGTATCTATATCATCGGTGGACGAATAGGATCGGTCTTCATCCCCAACGCATTCAATATTGATTTGGTCGAGGAGTACAACCCGGCAAAGGATCAGTGGCAATTGCGGACCCCGATGCCGACCCCGCGCAGTGCATCGGCCTGGGGAGTATACGGAGGGCAAATTTACGTGGCGGGTGGCGAGATCCGACATCGGGATATCTGGGGCACGTACACGGCAGTTGAAGCATTTGATCCGAAGAGTAACAGCTGGATAAGACACTCCCCTATGCCCATGCCCAGGCACGGGTTGGCGGGAGATTTCATCGGCAATCATTTCCACTTGGTAAGCGGTTCTGTCCAGTCCGGCACGAACGCTTCCGGGCTTATTACAAATACCGATCGACATGACATTCTGGTGATCGACCGCAAGTAG
- a CDS encoding LysR family transcriptional regulator, translating into MQDLNDLYYYVQAVDHGGFAPAGRALGIPKSKLSRRIAKLEERLGVRLIQRSTRHFVVTEAGQTYYMHCKAMLVEAEAAQEAVDTLKAEPRGVIRMTCPLPLVHAYVGVMLADFMMRYPHVTVHMEATNRRVDLVSDSVDVALRVRPPPLQDSDLVMRVLAEPDQCLVAGPALVSQLGFPTDPSA; encoded by the coding sequence GTGCAAGATTTGAATGACCTCTACTACTACGTCCAAGCTGTGGATCATGGCGGCTTTGCTCCGGCAGGCCGGGCGCTGGGTATACCGAAATCGAAGCTTAGCCGCCGCATCGCCAAGCTGGAAGAGCGGCTCGGCGTCCGCCTGATCCAGCGTTCGACACGCCACTTTGTAGTTACCGAAGCCGGGCAGACCTATTACATGCATTGCAAGGCGATGCTCGTAGAAGCTGAGGCGGCCCAGGAAGCGGTAGACACGCTAAAAGCCGAACCCCGCGGCGTAATCCGCATGACATGCCCACTACCCCTAGTGCATGCGTATGTGGGAGTGATGCTGGCCGATTTCATGATGCGCTATCCGCACGTCACGGTGCACATGGAGGCAACCAACCGGCGTGTCGATCTGGTCAGCGATTCGGTGGACGTCGCCCTTCGTGTGCGACCGCCGCCTTTGCAGGACAGTGATCTGGTCATGCGCGTCCTGGCTGAGCCGGATCAATGCCTCGTGGCCGGCCCTGCGCTTGTCTCGCAGCTCGGCTTCCCTACTGACCCCTCTGCCTGA
- a CDS encoding tautomerase family protein — MPLWKVYHPAGAYTAQDKKDLSERITGMYARVPIPKFYVVFIFEEIAKDSCFVGGEPNNKFVRFRVDHIARTLPGPVMREWWVRTLDELIAPFVKDRGYDWEISIDETPFDLWSLQGEIPPPFESAAEKRWVKENKASPYTVVEKLPVNLAFTPGIADR, encoded by the coding sequence ATGCCATTATGGAAAGTTTATCATCCGGCCGGTGCATACACCGCTCAAGACAAAAAGGATCTATCCGAAAGGATTACCGGTATGTATGCACGCGTTCCTATCCCGAAGTTCTATGTAGTCTTCATTTTTGAGGAAATAGCCAAGGACTCCTGCTTTGTAGGCGGTGAGCCGAATAACAAATTTGTCCGGTTCAGGGTCGATCACATTGCGAGGACGCTGCCCGGCCCAGTCATGCGGGAATGGTGGGTGAGAACGCTCGATGAGCTTATTGCTCCCTTTGTAAAGGACAGAGGTTACGATTGGGAGATTTCCATTGACGAGACGCCTTTCGATCTTTGGTCTCTCCAGGGAGAGATTCCGCCTCCTTTTGAATCTGCAGCTGAGAAGAGATGGGTAAAGGAAAACAAGGCGAGTCCTTACACTGTGGTGGAAAAGCTTCCTGTTAACCTGGCGTTTACTCCAGGAATAGCGGATCGCTAG
- a CDS encoding LysR substrate-binding domain-containing protein has product MGLGTPQQTHRWVLYGPDSALATLHHTPRFVTTDMIALRNAAVAGVGVVQLPVVMARDQLAAGLLVRLVPDWAPRREIVHAVFPSRRGLLPSVRALIDFLAERFDIVHED; this is encoded by the coding sequence ATGGGCCTGGGAACCCCGCAGCAAACCCATCGGTGGGTGCTGTATGGGCCCGATAGCGCACTAGCAACCCTTCATCACACGCCACGCTTCGTGACGACCGACATGATTGCGTTAAGAAATGCCGCTGTGGCCGGCGTCGGTGTGGTGCAGCTGCCGGTGGTCATGGCACGAGACCAGTTGGCGGCTGGTTTATTGGTCAGGCTGGTGCCCGACTGGGCGCCGCGCCGCGAAATCGTTCATGCGGTATTTCCATCTCGCCGCGGTCTTCTGCCATCTGTGCGGGCGTTAATTGATTTTCTCGCAGAGCGTTTCGACATCGTGCATGAGGACTAG
- a CDS encoding AAA family ATPase codes for MPKPHLNTILYGPPGTGKTYTTIESALEILAPEFLAAHKKQGGERAALKKRFDDLVSSGDVRFVTFHQSFSYEDFVEGLTAKNDENGKVQFELVDGVFKTICTAAVARVTQQAEAPIDLRGRRIWKMSLGNTQGVDAYIYDECIKQGYALLGYGGTIDFSGCKSRDEVRERFKAAGEVLPTDSYAITAVATFLLKIKRGDILVVSEGNSKFRAIGEVTGDYVCVKRDEQGDEYGQCRRVSWLRVYNPASPLDQLMISQFSQMTLYELRATAIDMVKLEKLLAATASTPINSATDTLFQVGERLGGYLVRRATSEVVELEKPNGKYLPFTIDFLETLASYVRQGKLNIKDIREKRVFDKVPDTQLEPYLVNGYYSVLPPLVERLCGRAKIGAAQSLIGGEATIGTEVTNAKVLIIDEINRGNVSRIFGELITLIEPSKRQGNDEALEVILPYSKKRFSVPNNVYLIGTMNTADRSLAGLDIALRRRFNFKEILPDYTLFDGVHVEGVLIGELLQRMNQRIEALLDRDHCIGHAYFLPLREESTVLHMASIFRQKILPLLQEYFFEDWERIRWVLNDHRKEAEHQFIRLNISSSRELFGNDVEGLGSVKSQWELGIESFDAIESYRGIIGV; via the coding sequence ATGCCTAAACCTCATTTGAACACCATTTTATACGGCCCTCCTGGAACCGGCAAAACCTACACAACGATAGAGTCGGCTTTGGAGATTCTCGCCCCCGAATTTTTAGCGGCTCATAAAAAGCAAGGGGGGGAAAGGGCGGCACTGAAGAAACGCTTCGACGATCTGGTTAGCAGCGGCGATGTGCGGTTTGTAACATTTCACCAGAGCTTTAGTTACGAGGATTTTGTCGAAGGCCTTACAGCAAAAAATGACGAGAACGGCAAAGTGCAGTTTGAACTCGTGGATGGCGTATTCAAGACTATTTGCACTGCTGCCGTAGCACGAGTGACTCAGCAGGCTGAAGCTCCCATAGATCTCCGAGGGCGGCGGATCTGGAAGATGTCGCTTGGCAATACCCAGGGCGTCGATGCTTATATCTACGATGAATGCATTAAACAGGGTTACGCCCTCCTGGGCTATGGTGGAACAATTGATTTTTCCGGCTGCAAAAGCCGAGACGAGGTGCGCGAGCGGTTTAAGGCTGCGGGGGAGGTTCTACCCACCGATTCGTACGCAATCACTGCAGTGGCAACCTTCCTCCTGAAAATCAAACGAGGCGACATACTCGTCGTCAGCGAGGGTAATTCGAAGTTTCGCGCCATTGGGGAGGTGACGGGTGATTACGTTTGCGTGAAGAGAGACGAGCAAGGAGACGAGTATGGTCAATGCCGCCGTGTATCTTGGTTACGCGTCTACAACCCTGCATCGCCCCTAGATCAGTTGATGATTAGCCAATTTAGTCAAATGACCCTCTATGAACTTAGAGCCACGGCCATTGATATGGTTAAGTTGGAGAAATTGCTGGCCGCGACCGCGTCCACCCCAATCAATTCCGCTACTGATACGCTCTTTCAAGTTGGGGAGCGTCTTGGCGGCTATCTCGTCCGCAGAGCAACTTCGGAAGTCGTTGAGCTAGAGAAGCCTAATGGCAAGTATTTGCCCTTTACAATTGACTTTTTAGAGACCTTAGCGAGCTATGTACGTCAGGGCAAGCTAAATATCAAAGACATTCGCGAGAAGCGCGTTTTTGACAAGGTACCAGATACCCAGCTTGAGCCCTACCTTGTAAACGGATATTACAGTGTGCTACCCCCTCTGGTTGAGCGGCTTTGTGGCAGGGCGAAAATAGGCGCCGCGCAGAGCCTGATAGGTGGGGAGGCGACCATAGGTACCGAGGTCACGAACGCGAAGGTGCTTATCATCGATGAGATCAATCGAGGCAATGTGTCCCGTATCTTTGGTGAGCTGATTACACTGATCGAGCCGTCCAAGCGTCAGGGTAACGATGAGGCGCTGGAAGTCATCCTACCCTATTCGAAAAAGCGCTTTAGCGTTCCGAATAATGTTTATTTAATTGGCACTATGAATACGGCGGACAGATCGTTAGCCGGCCTTGATATTGCACTTCGTCGCCGCTTCAACTTTAAGGAAATACTGCCCGATTACACCCTGTTCGATGGAGTGCATGTTGAGGGTGTCTTGATTGGCGAACTGCTACAAAGGATGAATCAGCGGATCGAAGCGCTCTTGGATCGTGATCACTGTATAGGGCATGCCTATTTTCTTCCGTTGAGGGAGGAGAGCACCGTCTTACACATGGCATCGATCTTTCGGCAAAAGATACTTCCGTTACTACAAGAGTATTTTTTCGAAGATTGGGAACGCATTCGTTGGGTTTTGAATGATCATCGTAAGGAGGCCGAGCACCAGTTTATTAGGCTCAATATATCCTCGTCACGTGAATTGTTCGGTAATGACGTCGAGGGTCTTGGTAGCGTTAAGTCGCAATGGGAGCTCGGTATCGAGTCATTTGATGCCATCGAAAGCTATCGGGGCATTATCGGAGTTTAA
- a CDS encoding DUF4113 domain-containing protein, translating into MDTVDRINRKYQRSTIHLASEGVDRSWSMRRSFNGPNYTGDWNELPVVT; encoded by the coding sequence ATGGATACTGTGGACCGTATCAACCGCAAATACCAGCGCAGCACCATTCACCTCGCGTCAGAGGGAGTTGACCGCTCTTGGTCCATGCGGCGCAGCTTCAATGGTCCCAACTACACGGGAGACTGGAACGAGCTGCCAGTGGTGACCTGA